The proteins below are encoded in one region of Triticum aestivum cultivar Chinese Spring chromosome 1B, IWGSC CS RefSeq v2.1, whole genome shotgun sequence:
- the LOC123148284 gene encoding uncharacterized protein isoform X2, which produces MTASHLEVVSPRSKRNLEDEDQSEQILKRSKYDSPIVAESPWESSGLIVALRSVMRRGKDLHLERCDVRLEKRELRLENREAWLANREVRLEKRERRLDRYENQKDQSLEQRKADFDKNWEGYQNWLLYKAALEDAPSASKVDGPSPAAEKVSAPAPKTSAPIAAPAPGNQTPGSLNRVADAVKTGVTTVTESLESADKMTTLLEKVVAAPTRVQDLRKSYEENKAIVSAMRKSYEDNTEVGSSFKSVVAGVVTSSLLLARQALKDLVRGGGGDGDAE; this is translated from the exons ATGACGGCTAGCCATCTTGAGGTGGTTTCCCCGAGGTCCAAAAGGAACCTGGAAGATGAGGATCAATCTGAACAGATTTTAAAACGTTCCAA GTATGACAGTCCTATTGTTGCCGAATCACCATGGGAATCATCTGGCCTGATAGTTGCCTTGAGAAGCGTAATGCGACGAGGGAAAGACTTGCATCTGGAGAGGTGTGATGTTAGGCTTGAGAAGCGGGAGCTTCGGTTGGAGAACCGTGAGGCTTGGCTGGCGAATCGTGAGGTTAGGTTGGAAAAGCGCGAGCGTCGCTTGGATCGCTATGAGAATCAGAAAGATCAGAGTTTGGAGCAGCGGAAGGCGGATTTTGATAAGAACTGGGAGGGGTATCAGAATTGGTTGCTTTATAAAGCTGCCCTAGAGGACGCCCCCTCTGCTTCCAAAGTGGATGGCCCCTCTCCTGCCGCAGAGAAGGTCTCTGCTCCTGCCCCAAAGACCTCAGCTCCTATAGCTGCTCCTGCCCCGGGgaatcaaactcctggctcattgAACAGAGTTGCGGACGCTGTCAAGACTGGAGTCACCACCGTCACTGAGAGTCTGGAAAGTGCCGACAAAATGACCACG CTTCTGGAGAAGGTTGTGGCTGCTCCGACAAGAGTGCAGGACCTAAGGAAAAGCTATGAAGAAAACAAAGCAATTGTCTCTGCAATGAGGAAAAGCTACGAGGATAACACGGAAGTTGGCTCCTCCTTCAAGAGTGTTGTTGCGGGTGTCGTGACCAGCAGCCTGTTGCTTGCAAGGCAAGCTTTGAAGGATTTGGTACGGGGAGGTGGAGGAGATGGTGATGCCGAGTGA
- the LOC123148284 gene encoding uncharacterized protein isoform X1, with amino-acid sequence METLKRAMCCAGCEEEVLPLKRSKAEGASMTASHLEVVSPRSKRNLEDEDQSEQILKRSKYDSPIVAESPWESSGLIVALRSVMRRGKDLHLERCDVRLEKRELRLENREAWLANREVRLEKRERRLDRYENQKDQSLEQRKADFDKNWEGYQNWLLYKAALEDAPSASKVDGPSPAAEKVSAPAPKTSAPIAAPAPGNQTPGSLNRVADAVKTGVTTVTESLESADKMTTLLEKVVAAPTRVQDLRKSYEENKAIVSAMRKSYEDNTEVGSSFKSVVAGVVTSSLLLARQALKDLVRGGGGDGDAE; translated from the exons ATGGAGACACTCAAAAGAGCTAT GTGCTGTGCTGGATGTGAGGAGGAAGTTTTGCCACTGAAGCGCTCCAA GGCTGAGGGAGCATCCATGACGGCTAGCCATCTTGAGGTGGTTTCCCCGAGGTCCAAAAGGAACCTGGAAGATGAGGATCAATCTGAACAGATTTTAAAACGTTCCAA GTATGACAGTCCTATTGTTGCCGAATCACCATGGGAATCATCTGGCCTGATAGTTGCCTTGAGAAGCGTAATGCGACGAGGGAAAGACTTGCATCTGGAGAGGTGTGATGTTAGGCTTGAGAAGCGGGAGCTTCGGTTGGAGAACCGTGAGGCTTGGCTGGCGAATCGTGAGGTTAGGTTGGAAAAGCGCGAGCGTCGCTTGGATCGCTATGAGAATCAGAAAGATCAGAGTTTGGAGCAGCGGAAGGCGGATTTTGATAAGAACTGGGAGGGGTATCAGAATTGGTTGCTTTATAAAGCTGCCCTAGAGGACGCCCCCTCTGCTTCCAAAGTGGATGGCCCCTCTCCTGCCGCAGAGAAGGTCTCTGCTCCTGCCCCAAAGACCTCAGCTCCTATAGCTGCTCCTGCCCCGGGgaatcaaactcctggctcattgAACAGAGTTGCGGACGCTGTCAAGACTGGAGTCACCACCGTCACTGAGAGTCTGGAAAGTGCCGACAAAATGACCACG CTTCTGGAGAAGGTTGTGGCTGCTCCGACAAGAGTGCAGGACCTAAGGAAAAGCTATGAAGAAAACAAAGCAATTGTCTCTGCAATGAGGAAAAGCTACGAGGATAACACGGAAGTTGGCTCCTCCTTCAAGAGTGTTGTTGCGGGTGTCGTGACCAGCAGCCTGTTGCTTGCAAGGCAAGCTTTGAAGGATTTGGTACGGGGAGGTGGAGGAGATGGTGATGCCGAGTGA